Proteins co-encoded in one Arachis hypogaea cultivar Tifrunner chromosome 11, arahy.Tifrunner.gnm2.J5K5, whole genome shotgun sequence genomic window:
- the LOC112721088 gene encoding uncharacterized protein, which produces MTNRSETPQAHRTNADLLAANAALLAENQQKTELLATMQNNGEEKNDNKKANAEQHEEHQSESNAKTGETPPKTGRQRTNPFSEEIMNFKRPKNFTLPITLTPYKGIRNLKVHVTKFESMMFLNSSISNFDEFAKLFINHFAAFKIYVQDSDYLRTIKQGQHESLKDYMTRFKTAVMEIPDLNPEVKLHAIKSGLRPRKFQEAIAVVKPKTLEEFRDKATGQIEIEELRETRRNERPPFRKEEDKPYRSQNKDPKKPFKLAPKFDSYTKFNTKREDILKEILHNKLIKLPSRAGSYQDQRYIDKSKHCAFHQKFGHTTNECVIAKDLLKRLARQGHLDKYINSRVRQTKQNTTDLQPEQNPSTTENTRFQPPPTRGVINCISGGFAGGRHTNSTRKRSYRAMLMV; this is translated from the exons ATGACAAACCGTTCAGAAACTCCGCAAGCCCACCGAACTAATGCCGACCTCTTAGCTGCTAATGCTGCTCTACTAGCGGAAAATCAACAGAAGACCGAACTGTTAGCAACAATGCAGAACAACGGCGAAGAAAAGAACGACAATAAGAAGGCAAACGCCGAACAACATGAGGAACATCAGTCAGAGTCCAATGCAAAGACTGGGGAAACACCCCCCAAAACAGGAAGACAACGAACCAATCCTTTTTCCGAAGAAATAATGAATTTCAAGAGGCCTAAAAATTTTACGCTCCCCATAACTTTGACACCATACAAGGGGATCAGAAATCTTAAAGTTCATGTCACAAAATTCGAATCTATGATGTTTCTCAATA GTTCTATATCCAACTTCGACGAATTCGCCAAGTTATTCATAAATCACTTTGCAGCATTCAAAATCTATGTGCAAGATTCGGATTACCTCAGAACAATCAAGCAAGGACAACACGAAAGCCTGAAAGATTACATGACACGCTTCAAAACAGCAGTCATGGAGATCCCTGACCTCAATCCAGAAGTGAAGTTGCACGCTATCAAGAGTGGTCTCCGACCTAGAAAATTCCAAGAAGCTATAGCTGTCGTGAAACCGAAGACATTGGAAGAATTCCGAGACAAAGCGACTGGTCAAATTGAAATAGAGGAGTTGCGCGAAACTCGAAGGAATGAAAGACCACCATTTCGGAAGGAAGAAGACAAGCCTTACAGGTCCCAGAATAAGGACCCTAAAAAACCTTTTAAACTAGCTCCGAAGTTTGATTCCTATACCAAGTTCAACACTAAAAGGGAGGACATCCTTAAAGAAATACTACACAACAAACTAATAAAGTTACCTAGCAGAGCCGGTTCGTACCAAGACCAGAGGTATATTGACAAGTCAAAGCACTGCGCTTTCCACCAAAAGTTCGGCCACACAACTAACGAATGCGTGATCGCGAAGGACCTTCTGAAAAGGTTGGCGAGACAGGGACACCTAGACAAATACATAAACAGCAGAGTTCGGCAGACCAAGCAGAACACGACCGACCTTCAACCAGAACAAAATCCGAGCACCACAGAGAACACCCGGTTCCAACCTCCACCGACGAGAGGAGTTATTAATTGTATATCTGGGGGATTTGCAGGTGGCAGACATACAAACTCAACGAGAAAACGCAGTTATAGAGCAATGTTAATGGTCTAG